From Streptomyces qinzhouensis, one genomic window encodes:
- a CDS encoding Clp protease N-terminal domain-containing protein, protein MQNSVPRLPRPFPVPHTDPEGRLTPELASVVAGARRRALRDGDRQIDTAHLLHSLLEADPEARAALGSVSRVARVRGYLAQRSIGYGLRWRGAVEDSGAVPVVRLPLPRTAGGGAWSPSAVGAVDGALARAARRGAGRAAGVDLLAALVADPGCRAVEVLRRAGVDPEPLGDRAGGGVPDLL, encoded by the coding sequence GTGCAGAACTCCGTCCCGCGACTGCCCCGCCCGTTCCCCGTACCGCATACCGATCCCGAAGGGCGGCTCACGCCCGAACTCGCGTCGGTGGTGGCGGGTGCGCGCCGCCGGGCCCTGCGGGACGGGGACCGCCAGATCGACACCGCGCATCTGCTGCACTCCCTCCTGGAAGCCGATCCGGAGGCGCGGGCCGCGCTCGGTTCCGTATCGAGGGTCGCCCGGGTCCGTGGGTATCTCGCCCAGCGCAGCATCGGGTACGGGCTGCGCTGGCGCGGCGCGGTGGAGGATTCGGGCGCGGTGCCGGTCGTGCGTCTGCCGCTGCCGCGGACCGCGGGCGGCGGGGCCTGGTCCCCCTCGGCGGTCGGCGCGGTGGACGGTGCGCTGGCGCGGGCCGCTCGGCGGGGTGCGGGGCGGGCCGCCGGAGTCGATCTGCTCGCCGCGCTGGTGGCCGACCCGGGGTGCCGGGCGGTGGAGGTGCTGCGGCGGGCCGGGGTGGATCCGGAGCCGCTCGGCGACCGGGCCGGCGGCGGGGTTCCCGACCTGCTCTGA
- a CDS encoding type II toxin-antitoxin system Rv0910 family toxin, protein MAEVSAEARIEAPAERIWARLTDFAVYERWNVLHTGFPQGAPTALESGTTYQENMRLMGFPAEVTWTVAEFEPGRVLGVRGRGPMGVNIGNRYSLTPDGTATVVRIDGEFTGAAVSLMSGKLQDSATAALNESLEKLAGLVT, encoded by the coding sequence ATGGCCGAAGTCAGCGCCGAGGCCCGGATCGAGGCACCGGCCGAGCGGATCTGGGCCCGACTGACGGACTTCGCCGTGTACGAACGGTGGAACGTCCTGCACACCGGTTTCCCGCAGGGGGCGCCCACCGCCCTGGAATCGGGGACCACGTACCAGGAGAACATGAGGCTCATGGGCTTCCCGGCCGAGGTGACATGGACGGTGGCGGAGTTCGAGCCCGGCCGGGTGCTGGGCGTCCGGGGCCGGGGCCCGATGGGCGTGAACATCGGCAACCGCTACTCGCTGACGCCCGACGGAACGGCGACCGTCGTCAGGATCGACGGGGAGTTCACGGGGGCGGCGGTCTCGCTCATGTCGGGCAAGCTCCAGGACTCGGCGACCGCCGCGCTCAACGAATCACTGGAGAAACTGGCCGGGCTGGTCACCTGA
- a CDS encoding PadR family transcriptional regulator, producing the protein MGSYRDDSEHGRQCGPGHRGRGGAEGRRGAFGQFGPPFGGPFGGGRGRGGGGRGRARRGDVRASILALLRDRPMHGYEMIQEIGERSGGAWKPSPGSVYPTLQLLEDEGLIVSASEGGKKLFTLTDAGRTEAEAGPEAPWEEVGRGVDWDTVNEIRQAGWGLMEAFGQVWKTGSAEQRQKALEVINESRKKLYLILADER; encoded by the coding sequence ATGGGTTCCTATCGGGACGACAGCGAACACGGCCGACAGTGCGGCCCCGGACATCGGGGCCGGGGTGGCGCCGAGGGTCGCCGGGGGGCGTTCGGGCAGTTCGGCCCGCCCTTCGGCGGTCCGTTCGGCGGTGGCCGGGGCCGCGGTGGCGGTGGCCGGGGAAGGGCCCGGCGCGGTGATGTGCGTGCGTCCATCCTGGCGCTGCTGCGGGACCGGCCGATGCACGGTTACGAGATGATCCAGGAGATCGGGGAGCGGAGCGGCGGCGCGTGGAAGCCCAGCCCCGGCTCCGTCTACCCGACCCTCCAGCTGCTGGAGGACGAGGGTCTGATCGTCAGTGCGAGTGAAGGCGGCAAGAAGCTCTTCACCCTCACCGACGCCGGACGCACCGAGGCCGAGGCCGGGCCGGAGGCTCCGTGGGAGGAGGTCGGCCGCGGGGTCGACTGGGACACGGTCAACGAAATACGGCAGGCGGGCTGGGGGCTGATGGAGGCTTTCGGGCAGGTCTGGAAGACCGGCAGCGCCGAGCAGCGCCAGAAGGCGCTCGAGGTCATCAACGAGAGCCGGAAGAAGCTCTACCTCATCCTTGCCGACGAGCGTTGA